The following are encoded in a window of uncultured Sphaerochaeta sp. genomic DNA:
- a CDS encoding carboxypeptidase M32, producing MTQREAYKRLVELDHQIVLIDHMEATLSWDQEISLSPLGLEERSEQLGYLAQLRHDLASSSEMGDVLAHLEGVNDASDVERGLIRIRRREYEKMKKLPANLVRSISEQGARAHNSWVAARQAGTWSLFSGDLASMVALVREKAALLKQEGGCLYDGLLQEFEEGMRTDQVAKLFTEIKAPLISLVDRLASKTVDTGFLYGTYPIEQQQIFANEVLKAMQFDFQRGSCAVSVHPFTTTIGSDDIRITTRYTDPSVMDSFSSTVHEGGHALYEMGASSSILKGTSLASGASLGMHESQSRLWENMIAKSPEFWQYYYPRFKELFPAQTAGVSLDQFVRAINKVERTPIRVNADEVSYSLHVMLRFNLEQMIINGDISIEEVPEAWNEEHRSLLGFTPATIKEGVLQDVHWSSGDFGYFPTYALGNLYGAQIWEKVKEDLPVSSLLQSGNLKAISDYLKTSIYERGAVNTGLETLEKVTNRGLDASLFTSYLEDKFSRLFG from the coding sequence ATGACACAGAGAGAAGCATATAAGCGTTTGGTTGAACTCGATCACCAGATTGTATTGATAGATCATATGGAGGCAACGCTATCCTGGGACCAGGAAATCTCACTCTCTCCCTTGGGATTGGAAGAGCGGTCGGAACAACTGGGTTATCTTGCCCAGCTTCGACACGACTTGGCAAGTTCCTCAGAAATGGGGGATGTGTTGGCACATCTTGAGGGAGTGAATGATGCATCAGATGTGGAACGTGGGCTGATCAGGATCAGGAGACGAGAGTACGAGAAGATGAAAAAGCTCCCTGCCAACTTGGTGCGTTCAATATCTGAACAAGGGGCAAGAGCACATAACAGTTGGGTTGCAGCCCGTCAGGCAGGCACCTGGTCGCTTTTCTCTGGTGATTTAGCTTCCATGGTTGCATTAGTTCGAGAGAAAGCTGCATTGCTCAAACAGGAGGGAGGGTGTCTCTATGATGGATTGCTCCAGGAGTTTGAGGAGGGGATGAGGACCGACCAGGTCGCCAAGCTTTTTACTGAGATCAAGGCTCCTTTGATCTCGCTGGTGGACCGGCTTGCCTCAAAGACCGTGGATACAGGATTTCTCTATGGTACATACCCAATTGAACAGCAACAGATATTTGCGAATGAGGTGTTGAAGGCAATGCAGTTTGACTTCCAGAGGGGGAGTTGTGCCGTCTCAGTGCATCCATTTACCACTACCATCGGTTCTGATGATATTCGGATCACCACCCGCTATACTGATCCTTCGGTGATGGACAGTTTTAGTTCCACTGTTCATGAGGGTGGGCATGCTCTGTATGAGATGGGTGCCTCGAGTTCAATCCTGAAGGGGACCAGCTTGGCTTCTGGGGCTTCTCTTGGAATGCATGAATCGCAGAGCAGGCTTTGGGAAAACATGATCGCAAAGAGTCCTGAGTTCTGGCAGTACTACTATCCCCGGTTCAAAGAGCTCTTCCCTGCACAGACTGCAGGCGTTTCCCTGGATCAGTTTGTTCGTGCGATCAACAAAGTGGAGAGAACTCCTATCAGGGTAAATGCTGACGAGGTCAGCTACAGCCTGCATGTCATGCTTCGCTTTAATCTGGAACAGATGATTATCAATGGAGATATCTCCATTGAAGAGGTTCCTGAAGCATGGAATGAGGAACACCGCTCACTCTTGGGTTTCACGCCTGCAACGATCAAGGAAGGGGTGCTGCAGGATGTCCATTGGAGTAGTGGTGATTTCGGGTATTTCCCAACCTATGCCCTGGGAAATCTCTATGGAGCACAGATTTGGGAGAAAGTGAAAGAAGATCTGCCTGTTTCTTCCTTATTGCAAAGTGGAAATCTGAAGGCCATCAGTGATTATCTAAAAACTTCAATCTATGAACGTGGAGCGGTCAATACCGGCCTTGAAACGCTGGAGAAGGTAACCAACAGAGGTCTTGACGCGAGTTTGTTCACAAGCTACCTTGAAGACAAATTCAGCCGCTTGTTCGGCTAA
- the pgsA gene encoding CDP-diacylglycerol--glycerol-3-phosphate 3-phosphatidyltransferase: MNIPNKLTVSRLIMAPLFFIAFHLGSWFGPSFQDAASILTLVLWALTELTDLLDGQIARSKNLVTDLGKVMDPFADTFSRLTYFVCLSGAGIMPLWTFILIMWREFSILFVRMLMMGKGKPVAANIWGKSKAVLYAVSGALGILYIALGNWVGESSLLQMMRPVVTGVFVLAALAAVMSFLTYIKAIIRDGSLSSMSR; this comes from the coding sequence ATGAATATTCCGAATAAGCTTACTGTGTCGCGGCTGATTATGGCGCCGCTGTTCTTCATTGCGTTTCATCTTGGCTCATGGTTCGGACCTTCCTTCCAGGATGCTGCATCCATACTTACACTTGTCCTTTGGGCTCTGACTGAGCTGACCGATCTTTTGGATGGCCAGATAGCAAGAAGCAAGAATTTAGTGACTGACTTAGGTAAGGTGATGGACCCCTTTGCTGACACTTTCAGTAGGCTGACGTACTTTGTCTGCCTTTCTGGAGCAGGCATCATGCCTCTTTGGACCTTTATCCTGATTATGTGGCGTGAATTCTCCATTCTGTTTGTCAGGATGTTGATGATGGGAAAAGGAAAGCCAGTGGCTGCAAATATCTGGGGGAAGAGCAAGGCAGTATTGTATGCGGTAAGTGGGGCTTTGGGTATCCTCTACATTGCGTTGGGTAACTGGGTTGGTGAATCCTCATTGCTCCAGATGATGCGTCCTGTAGTCACAGGGGTTTTCGTATTGGCTGCTTTGGCTGCTGTGATGTCCTTCCTGACCTATATCAAGGCTATTATCCGTGATGGTAGTCTCTCCTCCATGAGTCGTTGA
- a CDS encoding HAD-IIB family hydrolase, producing MQPLENLSQTIARKIRFLLTDVDDTITTNGKLRPAALDALYRLENAGIRTICVTGGSAGWGDTYLRQWPVEAVLSESGAVCLYRENGAIRHFVHPSIVQEGYQKRVQAMIQRVLSSVDGAKVSSDQFARIFDVAFDHGSEPPFLSEDGIAKIVEICKDMGAGTAVSSIHVNAWFGSFDKYEGSKAFFAQVLGLDEQEMLDTGCYCGDAPNDQVMFSRFPVSFGVGNIKKRAESMQFLPAFIAKNEGGEGFAEIVDALLAKRQ from the coding sequence ATGCAACCTTTGGAAAACCTCTCACAAACGATAGCAAGAAAGATAAGATTCCTGCTAACCGATGTTGATGACACCATCACTACCAACGGAAAATTGCGTCCGGCTGCCTTGGATGCCTTGTATAGACTTGAGAATGCAGGAATTAGGACCATCTGTGTAACTGGTGGTTCAGCCGGTTGGGGAGATACCTATCTGCGCCAATGGCCGGTAGAGGCAGTGTTGAGCGAGAGCGGAGCTGTTTGTCTCTATCGAGAGAACGGTGCGATTCGTCATTTTGTACACCCTTCAATAGTGCAGGAAGGGTATCAAAAACGAGTACAGGCGATGATTCAGCGGGTGCTTTCCTCTGTCGATGGAGCCAAGGTGTCCAGCGATCAATTTGCACGAATATTCGATGTGGCTTTTGATCATGGAAGTGAACCCCCGTTTCTATCTGAGGATGGAATTGCGAAAATTGTTGAGATCTGTAAGGACATGGGGGCTGGTACAGCCGTCAGTTCAATACATGTGAATGCTTGGTTTGGTTCTTTTGATAAATACGAAGGCTCAAAAGCTTTTTTTGCTCAGGTGCTTGGTCTCGATGAGCAGGAAATGCTTGATACCGGTTGTTACTGCGGGGATGCCCCTAATGATCAGGTGATGTTTTCCCGTTTTCCAGTGAGTTTTGGGGTTGGGAATATAAAAAAACGAGCTGAATCGATGCAGTTTTTACCGGCATTTATTGCAAAAAATGAAGGTGGAGAAGGTTTTGCTGAGATCGTTGACGCTCTACTTGCCAAGCGGCAGTAA
- the tnpB gene encoding IS66 family insertion sequence element accessory protein TnpB (TnpB, as the term is used for proteins encoded by IS66 family insertion elements, is considered an accessory protein, since TnpC, encoded by a neighboring gene, is a DDE family transposase.), whose amino-acid sequence MLFDTKGYRLYLRPGHVDFRKGSHALALLVEQEMELSPFDKCMFLFCSRHRDKIKILLWEDNGFWLLQKNLQKGRFPWPRSMERARAISNDQLIMLLSGIDCWNLLPVLRYESMG is encoded by the coding sequence ATGTTGTTTGACACCAAAGGCTACAGGCTGTACCTGAGGCCTGGTCATGTCGATTTCCGTAAGGGGTCCCATGCATTAGCCCTGCTGGTGGAGCAGGAAATGGAGCTCTCCCCCTTCGACAAGTGCATGTTCCTCTTCTGCTCAAGACACCGTGACAAGATCAAGATCCTGCTGTGGGAGGACAATGGTTTCTGGCTGTTGCAGAAGAACCTCCAGAAGGGCAGGTTCCCCTGGCCCAGGAGCATGGAGAGGGCAAGGGCCATCTCCAATGACCAGCTCATCATGCTGCTCTCGGGCATCGACTGCTGGAACCTTTTGCCGGTGCTCAGGTACGAGTCCATGGGGTGA
- a CDS encoding IS66 family transposase — MGDIQMSEREQELERRVQMLENQLSETQDQLSHVRMQLAEGQDAYSQLRSQHDQLLERIALLTARKFCPSSETSGQLNLFDEAEVGVPTAEEIEEERQQEKADTGNKKKRRHTILSVPANTPTIVRFHALSDENKDCRRCGTTLEVTGTKTINRLVRIPATMVVVQDVYEQAACPSCEADTGSGETNLVTEPSTALLPSSMADSSLVASVVSRKFCDHLPLYRQSEMFTREGLPLSRQTLSSWVVEAGKALEPLGRSLGKAVLSSPMVGMDETRVQVLHEPGRKATDKSCMVVQVGTSKTRKAILFTYRTGNSGKELSPLIEGYRGILQTDGLQQYIPIGKGTGITHLLCWAHARRRFAEIVKANPKAQKAKKAVTLIGNLYHADNQVRERWLAGELDDEAFVEQRATAAREPLAELREFLDRNAGIPPKTELGKAFEYTTSHWDGLVRYCNHALARLDNNEVEAKIRPFSIGRSNWLFANTVNGAKASALLFSLVESAKANNINPEDYLYLVMEKAPGCTSEEDWEGLLPWNIPMEEARPLREFLLSAKPDPNRTEPYMLRGKSI; from the coding sequence ATGGGAGACATACAGATGAGCGAGCGTGAACAGGAACTTGAGAGACGGGTGCAGATGCTGGAGAACCAGCTATCAGAGACGCAGGACCAGCTCTCCCATGTCCGTATGCAACTGGCCGAAGGCCAGGATGCCTACTCACAGCTCAGGAGCCAGCACGACCAGTTGCTCGAGCGCATCGCCCTGCTCACCGCCCGCAAGTTCTGCCCCTCATCCGAGACTTCCGGCCAGCTCAATCTTTTCGACGAGGCCGAGGTGGGGGTTCCCACAGCAGAGGAGATCGAGGAAGAGAGACAGCAGGAGAAAGCGGATACCGGCAACAAGAAAAAGCGCAGGCACACCATTCTCAGCGTCCCTGCAAACACCCCAACCATTGTCCGCTTCCATGCACTCTCCGATGAAAACAAGGATTGCAGGCGCTGTGGCACCACCCTCGAGGTGACCGGCACCAAGACCATCAACCGGCTGGTGAGGATCCCCGCCACCATGGTGGTGGTCCAGGATGTGTATGAGCAGGCTGCCTGCCCCAGTTGCGAGGCTGACACCGGAAGCGGCGAGACCAACCTGGTCACCGAGCCCTCCACTGCATTGCTCCCATCCTCGATGGCGGACAGCTCGCTGGTAGCCTCGGTGGTGAGCCGCAAGTTCTGCGACCACCTTCCCCTCTACCGGCAATCGGAAATGTTCACTCGCGAGGGTTTGCCGCTTTCGAGGCAGACACTCTCCTCCTGGGTGGTCGAGGCCGGAAAGGCATTGGAGCCGTTGGGAAGGAGCCTGGGCAAAGCAGTGCTTTCCAGCCCGATGGTGGGGATGGATGAGACCAGGGTTCAGGTGCTTCATGAACCGGGGCGGAAGGCAACCGACAAGTCCTGCATGGTGGTGCAGGTCGGGACTTCCAAGACACGCAAGGCAATCCTGTTCACCTATCGCACGGGCAACAGCGGCAAGGAACTTTCCCCCTTGATCGAAGGCTACCGGGGCATCCTGCAAACGGATGGCCTGCAGCAATACATTCCCATAGGAAAGGGCACCGGGATCACCCATCTGTTGTGTTGGGCCCATGCCCGCCGTCGCTTCGCAGAGATTGTGAAGGCGAACCCCAAGGCGCAAAAGGCGAAAAAAGCCGTCACCCTGATAGGGAACCTTTACCATGCCGACAACCAGGTCAGGGAGCGATGGCTTGCAGGCGAGCTGGATGATGAAGCGTTCGTCGAGCAGCGCGCCACAGCAGCCAGGGAACCCCTGGCCGAACTGAGGGAGTTCCTTGACAGGAATGCAGGCATCCCGCCGAAAACCGAGCTCGGCAAGGCCTTTGAATATACCACCAGCCATTGGGATGGACTGGTCCGTTATTGCAACCATGCGCTTGCCCGTCTCGACAACAACGAGGTCGAGGCAAAGATCAGGCCATTCTCGATTGGAAGGAGCAACTGGCTGTTTGCCAACACCGTGAATGGTGCAAAGGCTTCCGCTCTGCTGTTCAGCCTGGTGGAAAGTGCAAAGGCAAACAACATCAATCCTGAGGATTATCTGTACCTGGTGATGGAAAAGGCCCCGGGATGCACTTCTGAAGAAGACTGGGAAGGCTTGCTTCCCTGGAACATCCCCATGGAAGAGGCAAGGCCTCTCAGGGAGTTCCTGCTCAGCGCCAAGCCTGACCCAAACAGGACTGAACCCTACATGCTGAGAGGAAAGTCCATCTAG
- a CDS encoding MFS transporter gives MYPLLFSKAGLSLSQISLLLAIWSVPVVLLEIPSGVLADRWNRRYLLIISGVLRTLCFTIWLVLPPLFFVFALGFLAWGTAEALSSGAEEALLFDSLKLEGRQEAFETIYGRGMGTASVAVALSCFTGGFVAHRFGFPVVLLSSVVASLVATGIIMGSNEVNLYKEGRKQHSSLYLLKDALSHICKKRSVVYMVLLLIISISLPGILDEYDPLVASSYGLIATYVGFWTGGRYLLESLGAFFARYFSGKRAHVPALLCIAGGTSLMLYALFGQVFFLPFYFLFYFFLSSAGVIQENMIQQSIEDQGRSTIHSFISLATDLHAMLVFLLLGSLISIIHIILFIALYGVLVSLLLFFGQLKIKT, from the coding sequence GTGTATCCCTTACTGTTCAGTAAGGCTGGACTCTCATTGTCCCAAATATCCCTGTTGCTCGCAATTTGGTCGGTTCCTGTGGTACTCCTGGAGATCCCCAGTGGGGTGCTTGCAGATCGTTGGAATCGTAGGTATCTCTTGATAATCTCAGGAGTGCTAAGAACGCTCTGTTTTACCATCTGGTTGGTTCTCCCTCCATTATTCTTTGTATTTGCACTGGGCTTTCTTGCATGGGGTACTGCTGAGGCATTATCTTCCGGTGCTGAAGAAGCGTTGCTCTTCGATTCTTTGAAGCTGGAGGGAAGACAAGAAGCTTTTGAAACCATCTATGGAAGAGGCATGGGCACTGCTTCTGTGGCTGTTGCTCTATCTTGTTTTACCGGTGGTTTTGTAGCACATCGCTTTGGATTTCCTGTGGTGCTGCTTTCCTCAGTGGTTGCCAGTCTTGTAGCAACAGGTATTATCATGGGGAGTAATGAGGTGAATCTCTATAAAGAGGGACGGAAGCAACACTCCTCATTATACCTGCTTAAAGATGCGCTTAGCCACATTTGCAAGAAACGCAGTGTTGTGTATATGGTACTTCTCCTCATTATTTCCATCTCCTTGCCTGGTATCCTGGATGAATATGATCCCTTGGTAGCATCCTCCTATGGTTTAATTGCAACGTATGTTGGATTCTGGACCGGGGGAAGGTACTTGTTGGAGTCTCTAGGAGCCTTTTTCGCTCGTTATTTTTCTGGGAAACGAGCACATGTTCCTGCATTGTTGTGTATAGCTGGTGGAACTTCCCTCATGCTATATGCTTTGTTTGGCCAGGTTTTCTTCCTCCCTTTCTATTTTCTCTTCTATTTCTTTCTCTCTTCAGCCGGTGTGATCCAAGAGAATATGATTCAGCAGAGTATTGAAGACCAAGGGCGATCGACCATTCATTCTTTTATCAGCCTGGCAACAGATCTGCATGCGATGCTTGTGTTCTTGCTGCTTGGCTCTCTGATCAGCATCATACACATTATTCTTTTTATTGCTTTGTACGGTGTGCTTGTTTCTTTACTCCTATTTTTTGGGCAGTTGAAGATAAAAACATAG